From the genome of Bacteroides sp.:
AAGGGCGGGGGCTACACCACCATGAGCGGCACCTCCATGGCTTCACCTCACGTGGCAGGTCTGCTGCTTTGGGGGAATGTTGGCACTGACGGAAATGCCGTGGGTGACCCCGATGGGAATGCCGATCCGATCGCACATAAATAGAATTAGCTTCTGAAACATTAGGGAATTCTTCTTTTTTTGGAGAGCCGTTGCATGCAACGGCTCTCCTGTTTTTATCAGGCCCTTTCTTCTTTTTATTGTTTTAGATCATTGGTTGACAATTGAATAACCCATTGAATTGAATGATCTCAGCAAAAAACGATGTCCGTTATCGTACACTTTCTGTCCGGTTTCAGGAAAACAAAAGGGCAAGAAATAAGGGAGTCCTTAGTCAGGAGGGGTTTAGAAATTTTTTAAATGTTTGATTTGGTGAATGATATGTTTTTTGGCACGCCATTCGTTAGGCATTATGGCAGAAACCTAATGCTCACTTTTTAAACACAAAAACCATGAAAACAAAAGGAATCGTTCTCGCAAGTTTAATGCTTTTAGCTGCAACCACCATTTCGCTTGCTGGTCCAAAAGGCCCCGCAAATTCAAGTCTTTCTGAACTCGTTAAAAAGGAAATCACCTACCCGGGCTTTGCCCTGGATATGAAAATGGATGGCGTGGTAGATATCTACCTGCTTGAAGGCGAAGAAGGCCCCACCGTGGTGGCTACCAGCAATGATCCTCAACTGCGTGTGTATGTTGAAAACCGCATCTCAGCCATCGAAGATAAACTGGTGGAAGCCCTTGAAAAGGATCAGCCGAACCACTATCGCTTAACCTTTAAGTATGTGAAGTAAACTGTTGACCAGAAGGAAGTAAGAAGAAGTAAAAAGTAAGAAGCAGAAGGCATTTGATTCTGCAATGATGAAAACAAGCAAAAGGCGCGAGGGATCGCGCCTTTTTTTTATAATCTTTTCTCCAGCTCCCTGATCCTGGTGATGGGAATACAAAACTCATACTCCTTTTCGTCTTTCATCAGGAAGCATTTACGTGCGAGGCGTTTGACGCGGGTGAGGTAGCTCAGGTTGATGATGTTCGAGCGGTTGATGCGCATGAAGCCTTTGTCGGGCAGGAGGTTTTCGAGCGTGCCCAGGTTCATGGTGACGGTCTCGTATTTATCGGGCGCGGTGAAGACCTTGGCATAGTTCCAGTCGGCCTGGATGTAGATGATGTCGGCCAGGTTGACCAGGATGAAGCCCCCGGCATTCGACAGTTTGATCTTGCGCTGGTAATCGACGTTTTCGAGCAGGTTAAGATACTTTGCCGTTCGTTCTTCTTTGGCGTAGTAGTCGAAAAAGCGCTGGATACTTTTTTGCAGCTCGCGTTTTTCAATGGGTTTGAGCAGGTAATCGAAGGCGGCGGTTTTAATGGCCTGGATGGCGTAATTGTCATAGGCAGTGACGAAGATCACAGAGGGCTCAAAGCTGGCTTCCTTCAGTCCGCGGATGACATCAAAGCCATTGACCCCGGGCATCTGGATGTCGAGGAACACCAGGTCGGGCTTGGCCTTGAGGATCTGTTCCACGGCCTTTTCGGGCTCGTGGGTGGTGGCCAGGACCTCGATGCCCGGCTCATAGGTCAGCAGTTTCTTCAGTTCTTCAATGGCGTGCAGCTCATCGTCCACAATGGCGGCGGTGACGGCCGGCTCATACATCTCAAATGCTTTCTTCATGACGGCTGATTCTGATGATTACCCTTGTGCCCAATGGCCTGCCTTCTTCGTCAAACAGGTCCTGAATGTCGGCAGAGATATCTTTTTTATAATATTTTTTGTAAAGGTTATAAAATTCTTTCATAATTGCAAGCCCTTTGCCTGTGGAGCCGCTTTTATTTTCTGCCGCCTGTTTACGACCCACGCCATTGTCTGTGATGCTGATCTGCAGGCCATCGGGCAGCGGGCTGATGTTTATTTTTAACAGCCCGTCTTTTTCCTTTCCCGACAACCCATGCTTTACGGCATTTTCTGCATGGGTCTGGATGATCATTTTGGGGATCTGCTGCTCCATATCCACCCCCTCGGCCAACTCGATGGAAAAGCTGAAGGCATCACCGAAACGCGCCTTTTCCAGCTCCAGGTAATCGCGGCAGAAATCCAGCTCTTCCCTGAGGCTGCGCAAAGGGGCATCAGCCGAAAGCAACAATGCGCGGTAGAGCCGCGAAAAGCGCTTGATATTTTCATGGGCCTTCTCGTTCTCGTTATGGCTGACCAGGTAGAGGATGGCATTCATCGCATTGATCGTGAAATGCGGATCCAGCTGGTTCTTTAACAGGCTGAGCTGCAGCTCGGTGATTTTCTTCTCGGTATCCAGCCGGCGCTGAAACTGCTTTTGCTGTGCCTTTCGGGTGGCCACAGCAAAACCAATCATCCCAGCATAGATCAGCAGAAAATACAGGAAGTTCAGGTAATAGGCCGGGTTGGGGCCGTAATTTAATAAGTAATGATCCTGACCGATTTGAAGGCTGATCTGAGCGGGGGAAGTGGTGGATTCTTTGGTAGAGACAATAAAAGAGTTTACAATAGGATTATTTAATTCTATACCCGCCGGATTTTTCATTCCCTGGCGAAAA
Proteins encoded in this window:
- a CDS encoding LytTR family DNA-binding domain-containing protein; this encodes MKKAFEMYEPAVTAAIVDDELHAIEELKKLLTYEPGIEVLATTHEPEKAVEQILKAKPDLVFLDIQMPGVNGFDVIRGLKEASFEPSVIFVTAYDNYAIQAIKTAAFDYLLKPIEKRELQKSIQRFFDYYAKEERTAKYLNLLENVDYQRKIKLSNAGGFILVNLADIIYIQADWNYAKVFTAPDKYETVTMNLGTLENLLPDKGFMRINRSNIINLSYLTRVKRLARKCFLMKDEKEYEFCIPITRIRELEKRL
- a CDS encoding histidine kinase, with protein sequence FGLGSGFSLYPRNVFAYYIDQDSLVRSPESFYRINGILQADINGDGKKEIMLSGQAAANVSPSLAKYHDYSNWIMVLDHKLEFLFKPIEIPGRTNFLFPMLIEKGEGKELKSIVLDKQNNGNAKIYSFNLGGQVTEIKEVGMKVGSFFNSYDRKGKLIIIFSNSLDGSSIYDYTSNKLKHFSKGYLGLVKHLDFEGDGSIETVAYNPLQGEIQVFRQGMKNPAGIELNNPIVNSFIVSTKESTTSPAQISLQIGQDHYLLNYGPNPAYYLNFLYFLLIYAGMIGFAVATRKAQQKQFQRRLDTEKKITELQLSLLKNQLDPHFTINAMNAILYLVSHNENEKAHENIKRFSRLYRALLLSADAPLRSLREELDFCRDYLELEKARFGDAFSFSIELAEGVDMEQQIPKMIIQTHAENAVKHGLSGKEKDGLLKINISPLPDGLQISITDNGVGRKQAAENKSGSTGKGLAIMKEFYNLYKKYYKKDISADIQDLFDEEGRPLGTRVIIRISRHEESI